Below is a genomic region from Thunnus thynnus chromosome 22, fThuThy2.1, whole genome shotgun sequence.
CTTGGGCGGGGGAGAGCTAGTTGTCTTTGCTGTCCATAGATACGAATTTGGATTCTATTCTGTCGCCGTAGAGCTCTCCTGACAAATAACAGCCACTAGCTGATATTTTTCcacataaagagaaaaagaatggCTAACCTAAGCCTTAATTGACCAGATGGACTGCAAGTAATCACTTGTAAGTTTGGCAGTGTCTCTTGTAAAACCACTTGCAGTGTACCCGGTGAATAGGCACTGGCATAAAATCCCCTGCACCTGGCGCTGCAGGTTATTACGCTTCGCTCAGTGATTGTCGGTCAAGTGCATttaacgtgttttttttttttttttttttttttttagtcggCAAGAGCCTTTTCGTGTCAGAACCCCACGTTCTCATGCGTGTCTTCTCTCTCCTTACAAGGCAAGCTGATGAGTGTACAGCTGTCCACCAGTCGGCTTCGCACTGCCCCAGGAATGGGAGATCATACTGGCTGCTATGTCTGCGGGAAACATGGTCATTGGTCGAAAGACTGTCCAGTCGGTCGGAACGGTAGCCACAGTGATGACACGAGAGGTCGCAGCGGCCGGGTCCCCCCACGCGGTCCCCCGGGTTATGGCAGGGGCAGCTACCGGATGGCCAGTCCTCCATCATCTGATTACATGGGTGGCTCTGCGTATAGTCGGGCTAGTTACTTAGGTGGGTTGCCGCCTCCCCCTCGTAGGCTTAGCGGTTACGGCTCTGAGCTGGGGGATCGGTACGGCAGCCGAGCAGCAAGCTCCTATGCTGAGAGGTCATCAGTTTATGACCGTGACCGTCTCTATAGCAGTGTTGACTATTATGAGAAATACAGAGCTCGCCCTTATGGCTCAAGCTATTTCGAGGATCGTCGCATGTCCTatctcccccctcccccacctccctcttcctccctctcaaAGCTCTCCTCCAGTATAGATCCATATGACCGTCGGCCACTGCCTCCACCATCATCGGCTGCTGCAGCCGCCGCATACTATGCACGGGACCGCAGCCCGATCAGACGAGTACCAGTCTCCTCAGCGGGCTACACCTATGAGCGAACACGGCTGTCACCAGTGTCTTCCTCCAGGAGCTCCTATCCTGCTCCACGACCCAAGGATCATTACGCGCCACGCTATACGCCTTACTAAAGCCATGGTGCCAAGGTGAGCAACACAGTAAACAGTTTTTAGTATGACAGTTTATTTTAACTGGTCAGTGGGCACTTGGATCTTTTTATCCGTTGTAACTTGCGGACAATAGGCGAGCTAAACCCTGTTTCCTAAAAGGAAATGTTTTGCTCTCTTTCTAGGTCTGTTTGTGAACTGCAGGACTTTTCCCTTGCCGTCATTTCTTCAAGCTTCATGATTCCATCAGTCTGCGTGAtgtacagcaaaacaaaatgtatgagATGCGGAAATACTGGTTGGAAATCACATTGGCATGTTAAGGTGCCAGTGGCCTGCAGATGAATCGTCCTTACAGTAACACTCACATAATCTGTTTTCAATAAGGAGGATTTGCAAACTGCACTGTTTGACATTTACGATGTATAAAACTTAACTCACTTGCTCTGCATGTTTTCAGCTCAGTTTCAAACATGTCCTCTTTTCTTACCTGTGTTTCTTCCTCACATTAAGCAAATCGTTAAATTTAGCAAAAGTTAATTGTTTGGCTTCTGTTAATgtcatttaaaagaaatgttctTGTTTCATCAATATGAACATTTATGTACCTTTTGTTGAATGGTGGAGGGTTAATCCATACAGTTAACTATCAGTTTCCTAGTGCAGTAGAATCTTATCCT
It encodes:
- the LOC137175227 gene encoding RNA-binding protein 4.1-like isoform X1; translated protein: MVKIFIGNLACNTTPEELRELFEKYGKVSECDIVKNYGFVHMNNISEAEEAIKNLHQHQLHGWRMNVEMSKGRPKSTTKLHVSNLGEGVTSEVLRGKFEEFGTVVECDIVKDFAFVHMERMEDAMDAINKLDNTAFKGKLMSVQLSTSRLRTAPGMGDHTGCYVCGKHGHWSKDCPVGRNGSHSDDTRGRSGRVPPRGPPGYGRGSYRMASPPSSDYMGGSAYSRASYLGGLPPPPRRLSGYGSELGDRYGSRAASSYAERSSVYDRDRLYSSVDYYEKYRARPYGSSYFEDRRMSYLPPPPPPSSSLSKLSSSIDPYDRRPLPPPSSAAAAAAYYARDRSPIRRVPVSSAGYTYERTRLSPVSSSRSSYPAPRPKDHYAPRYTPY